GACCCGCTGAAACAGGTGATGAGCCGCGTGGCCGCAACTGTGAAGCAGCTGACATCTAACATGGACTTCGCGGAACTCTATCAGGCGCGCCAGACGATTTCGGATCAGGTGCGCGATAACGTGGGCAAGGAAATCGAAACCCTCTACGGCATGCGTCTCGTCGACGTGATCGTCGATGAACCGCACGCGCCGCAGGACCTGCAGAACAAGTACAACAACGTCAAGGGCTCCGAAATGGAACGCCAGACGATGCTGAACATGGCTGAAGCCGAAAAGAAACGCATGATCCTTGAAGCCGAAGGCCGCAAGGAAGCGCAGAAACTGGACGGCGAAGGTATCGCGGCCCAGCGTTCCGCGATCTTCGAAAACTACGCGCAGCAGTTCAATAAACTGGCGAAGGAAGGGCTGTCGGAAGAAATGGCGCACCAGATCATCACGCTCGCCATGCAGAACGACACCATCCGCGACGCGGCGAAAAATGGCAACATCATCATCACCAGCGGCAACGCGAGCGATGTGCTGAGCCAGATGCAGGCACTCGGCAAATCGCTGACCAAGCCCGCGAACGGCAACTCGGCCGACGGCATCGCAAGCCCCGCCGCGCATAAACCGCCGAAACAAGGCTAATCAACAACCCCTACAACCGGAAACGGCCTGCGGAATCAACCCCGCAGGCCGCTTTCGCCTCGAAACAAAAAAGGAAAAAGACACAATGGCATTTATCTTCACCGTCCGCGAAAAAGAAGCGGTCATCATGCAAAGCTTCGGCAAATACACGCAGACCATCACCACCCCCGGCATCACGGTCGTGCCGCCCTGGCACAATATCGCGGCGCGCGTCGACCTATCCATCAAACAGGGCGAAGAAACGCTTTCCACGAAAACCAAGGACGATATTTTCGTCTCCATCCCGATCAAGATGCATTTGCAGGTGACGGATGCGAAGCGTTACCATTACGACAGCAACAAGCCCGACGAACAGGTCAAGGCACGCGTGGCCGCGACCGTGAAGCAGCTCGTCTCCGGCATGGAATTCATCGAACTGTACCAGACCCGCGAACAAATCTCCGAACTCGCGCGCCAGAAGGTCGGCAAGGAAATCGAAGACCTGTATGGCATGCGTCTGGTCGATGTGATCGTCGACGAACCCCATGCGGATGCGCAGGCGAAGGCGTCATTCTCCTCCGTCAAAGAAGCGGAGCGCAATAAGCTCGCCGCTCAGAACGATTCCGAAGCGATCAAGATGCGCATCATCGCCGAAGCCGAAGCGCGCAAAGAGGCGCTCCGCCTGCACGGCGAAGGCATCGCGGCGCAGCGCAACGCGATCTTTGAAAACTACGCCGAACAGTTCAACAAGCTGGCGCAAAAGGGCATGTCGCCCGAAATGGCGCACGAGGTCATCACCCTTGCGATGGCGCTCGACACCACGCGCGACGCGGCCGAAAAGGGCAACCTGATCGTGACAACGACGAATGCGAACGAACTGCTGGGCCAGATGCAGACGCTCGGCAAGACGCTGACCAAGCCGGCCGCACCCCAGAACGACAACCTGGCCGCGCCCGCCGCGCACAAGCCCCCGAAACAGGGCTAAGCGCAGGGTCAAAACCCTTAACAAACGGCCCCGTTGCAAAACGGGGCCGTTTTGCTTTTTGGCGCGGGGCTATGCTATAACCATAGCCATGAAAGTACTGGGCATCGAAACCAGCTGCGACGAAACCGCCGTCGCCGTTGTCACATCGGAAAAGCAGATTCTGGCGAACCTTGTGTTGAGCCAGATGGAACATGTGCAATTCGGCGGCGTGGTGCCTGAAATCGCCGCGCGCGCGCATCTGACGCATATCGATACGCTGGTGGCGCAGGCTTTGGCGCAATCGAAACTGACGTTCAAAGATCTAGACGGCATCGCCGTCACCGCCGGCCCCGGCCTGATCGGCGGCGTGCTGGTGGGCGTGATGACGGCGAAAGCAATATCGGCCGTGCATGGCACGCCATTGATCGGCGTTAATCACCTTGAAGGCCATGCGCTGACCGTGCGGCTGACCGATGACGTAAAATTCCCCTACCTGCTGCTGCTGGTTTCCGGCGGGCATTGCCAGTTATTGATTGTCGAAGGTGTCGGCAAATATAAACGCATCGGCACCACCATCGACGATGCGGCGGGCGAGGCGTTTGATAAAACGTCGAAACTGCTGGGGCTCGGTTATCCCGGCGGGCCTGCGGTGGAACGCATGGCGGCATCCTGCGGCACGCCCGACCGCGCGCGCAAAAAATTTCCGCTGCCGAAACCGATGGTGGGCAAGCCCGGCTGCGATTTTTCCTTCTCCGGCCTGAAAACCGCCGTGCGCCGCATGGCCGATGCCCTGCCCGAAGAAATCCCGCAGGAAGATTTAGTGGATATCTGCTTTGCGTTTCAGGATGTGGTGGCCGATGTGCTGTCCGACCGCGTGAAAAACGCGATTGCTATTTACAAAAACCGCTGCCCCAATGCCCATGCGCTGGTTGTGGCGGGCGGCGTTGCGGCGAACAAGGCGCTGCGCGGCGTACTGGAAAAAATCTCATCGGATGCCGGTTTGCGTTTTATCGCGCCGCCGCTGAAACTCTGCACCGATAACGCCGCCATGATCGCCTGGGCGGGCATGGAACGGCTGCAACTGGGGCAGACCGATGCACCCGATTTCAAGGTCCATGCGCGCTGGCCGCTCGACCCCGATGCGCCGGTCGCCCAAATCAAATCGCAAAGGATATAAAATGTCCGGAATCCAAAATATCGCCGTCATCGGCGGCGGTTCATGGGGCACGGCGCTGGCGCAGATTTTTGCACAAGCCGGGCGCGATGTTATTTTGTTTGCCCGCGATGCGGGGCTGGCCGAAAAAATCAACACCACCCACGAAAACCCGACCTATCTTGCGGGCGCGAAACTGGATGCGCGGCTGAAGGCGACGGCGGATCTTGCCGCTGCGGTAAAAACCGCACAGCTGGTGATGCTCGTCACGCCTACGCAATATTTGCGCGACACGATGAAGAAACTTGCGCCCCTGCTGCCCGCCGCCGTGCCGGTGCTGAACGCGTCCAAGGGCATCGAAATGACGACGGGCTATTTGTTGTCCGAAGTCGCGGCGGAAATCCTGCCGGGCCATCCCTATGCCGCTTTCTCCGGCCCCACCTTTGCAACCGAAGCGGTGCGCGGGCTGCCCACCGCCATCACGCTCGCCACTACGGCTGATGCGAAAATCGCGCAGACATGGGCAACAGCCCTGCGCGGGCGCGCCTTCCGTCCTTATCTGTCCGACGATGTGATCGGCGTTGAAATCGCGGGCGCGCTCAAAAACGTCATCGCAATCGCCTGCGGTATCGTCGAGGGGCGCGGGCTTGGCCAGAACGCAAAAGCCGCCGTGATGACGCGCGGCATCGCTGAAATCCGCCGCCTTGGCGTGAAGCGCGGCGCGAAACCGGAAACATTCCTCGGCCTGGCGGGGCTTGGCGACCTCACGCTCACTTGTTCATCGATGACGTCCCGCAACTATTCGCTGGGGTTTGAACTGGGGCAGGGCAAGCCGCTGAAGCAAATTTTGGCCGAGCGCAAATCGGTGTCGGAAGGCGTCACAACATCATGGGCGGTCGCCGATTACGCGGCGGCGCATGATGTCGATATGCCGATATGTCTCGCGGTCAAGGAAATCCTGCATAACGGCGCGAATGTGGATGATATCGTGATGGGCCTGCTGTCACGCGACCTGAAAAACGAAAACCATTAAGGCTTCGGCGGTATCAGACCCGGCGGCGCTTTTTCCGGATGCATCCTTGCGAACCATTCGGGGCGCTCCCGCATCATGTCGCGGCGGTTGCTTTCGGCCTGCGCGCGGCGGGCGGAAATTTCAGGGTGGTCCAGCACGGCCTGCAGCAGCTTGCCGCCGCGTCCCGCCAGCTGATCGACCATTTCCATGACGATGATATTGGGTGCCGCCTGCGGGCGTATCGCCAGCAGCATGTCGATCAATTCATTCTCCGGCTTTTCGGGATGCAGCAGCGCCATTGCGCCCAGCGCCATCGCGGTCGACCGCGCCTTGCCGGCATGGCAATGGATAATCACGGGGCCGGTCGCGGCATGTTCCATGATGAATTCCAAACCCTCTTTCACCTGTTTCAGGTCGGGGCCGTCCTTCACGGGCTGTTCAGAATCCCAGAACACCAGAATTTTTTGGGCGATCTCGGCATGGCCGTGGGCGGCCAGGCGCGGGGCGGAGCCGTTCTTGTCCAGCGACGCGCCCGGATGTTCGATCGACAGCACGGCGGAAACGGGCGTGCCCGCCGCGTCCTGCGCGGCGACGGTTTTCAGCACTTCATTGGCGCGGCAAATGATGATGTCGGTCATGGGAATTTTATACTCCGAATCCCGTTATTATGCAAACGGCCAATAAAGCGGGTTTTTCATGCGCGAATCCAATGCTAAAACCAAAGAAAAATGGAGGGCGCTATGGCCTACTGGCTGATGAAATCCGAACCCGATGCCTATAGCTGGCAGCAATTCGTGAAGGATAAAAAATCCGGCTGGACCGGCGTGCGCAATTATCAGGCCGCCAATAACATGAAGGCGATGAAGACCGGCGACACCTGCTTTTTCTATCACTCGAATGAAGGCAAGGA
This sequence is a window from Alphaproteobacteria bacterium. Protein-coding genes within it:
- the tsaD gene encoding tRNA (adenosine(37)-N6)-threonylcarbamoyltransferase complex transferase subunit TsaD; its protein translation is MKVLGIETSCDETAVAVVTSEKQILANLVLSQMEHVQFGGVVPEIAARAHLTHIDTLVAQALAQSKLTFKDLDGIAVTAGPGLIGGVLVGVMTAKAISAVHGTPLIGVNHLEGHALTVRLTDDVKFPYLLLLVSGGHCQLLIVEGVGKYKRIGTTIDDAAGEAFDKTSKLLGLGYPGGPAVERMAASCGTPDRARKKFPLPKPMVGKPGCDFSFSGLKTAVRRMADALPEEIPQEDLVDICFAFQDVVADVLSDRVKNAIAIYKNRCPNAHALVVAGGVAANKALRGVLEKISSDAGLRFIAPPLKLCTDNAAMIAWAGMERLQLGQTDAPDFKVHARWPLDPDAPVAQIKSQRI
- a CDS encoding NAD(P)-dependent glycerol-3-phosphate dehydrogenase; the protein is MSGIQNIAVIGGGSWGTALAQIFAQAGRDVILFARDAGLAEKINTTHENPTYLAGAKLDARLKATADLAAAVKTAQLVMLVTPTQYLRDTMKKLAPLLPAAVPVLNASKGIEMTTGYLLSEVAAEILPGHPYAAFSGPTFATEAVRGLPTAITLATTADAKIAQTWATALRGRAFRPYLSDDVIGVEIAGALKNVIAIACGIVEGRGLGQNAKAAVMTRGIAEIRRLGVKRGAKPETFLGLAGLGDLTLTCSSMTSRNYSLGFELGQGKPLKQILAERKSVSEGVTTSWAVADYAAAHDVDMPICLAVKEILHNGANVDDIVMGLLSRDLKNENH